ATCATCGAGTTTGCTAGAAAAAAATATGAGCTAAGCTTGACATAAAAAAAGCCTTGTTTCATAAAATCTTGTGGGAGAGAGGAAGGAGGGGGGCATAAATGTCATTTGATTGGAACTGTTTTATTGGGGGTACTAATGTCTAATACTATATGGTACTAGTACAAGCTAGGAGAGCATATGGGCAGGCCACCTGGCAGAGCGTATCACAATCAGTATACGTTTTTGGTAAACAAGACAAGGACACTGTATTGCTGCTGTTCTCCTACTTTATTACCCTTCAATTTTATGGCCAATATTCCTCTACcaacttatttaaattaatgTCATTGGCACATTTTAAGGCTACCCCTATGGTCTATTTATctattcctttctttctttttaattagttaggaaaaaaaaattatttttatttttatattacatGGATTCGTTAACAGTAACACAGTTTCTATTCCACACTCTTAAGTAAACTATCTTGTACCATATATTACCTCTTtgatatattatatgatttctTAATTAATCTGGTTTAGTGGtatatatgaaaaatcaattacttAAAAAGTAATAGAAAAGTATAAACTTACTCATTTGCCCATATCTTGGTCAAATTTGCTCTTCCAATCATAATATATTTGGTTCTTTTGATATGGGATGTTGTTCCTATTGTTTAGAGTTTATTATCAAGGTTGAGGCAAACAGTTCTGTTTCTTTGtaacttctctttttcttttttctttaataaatacttctttctcattaaaaaaaaaaaaattaattaacatgGGAGATCTTTATctattcctttccttttttaattagttagggaaataaattttatttttatattacatGACTTTACTAATGAccctatttttattatgtactGATTATAATATGTCTCATTTAttcctttcattttatttgattagttcgaaaatttttattatgtacTAATCATGACATGTCACATCGACAATTATAAAACCCCTATAAGTCAATTTTACATTGTTTCTCTACACGTGAGTTCTAActtctttcataaaaaaaaaaaaaaaaaaaagttctaacttcaaacttcaaactctTTAAAGTAAACTTTCTTATACCATATATTATCTCTTTAATATATTACAcacaatttcttaattaatttggTTTAGTTGGTAGAGATGAACAATCAATTACTTAAAAAAGTAACCGAAAAGTAAAAATATACTCATTtgctaaattttatttatttatatttttttatgggactCGATCATTTGCTAAATTAAGTTTTGATAAGATACATTAGTGCATTGagtcattttcttttcctttgtgtAGTTTAATGTTGCACATATATGTCTTAGTATATGTTTTTTGGGTAACAATTAACAACAAGGATAGATATTAAATTGATAGGTCCCTAACAGATAGGGAAGTCGTTACATGTGAGCAGTCAGAAAGCAAAATCGATACATTTGAGTCAGATCAGCAAAATAGATACAAGTTGTAGAGGTGGACCGGAGTAAGTTACAAGTCTCTTATGAAACCACAGTCCTTTGGTTCCATATGTTGTCTTttctaagaaataaaaatttaaatcgATTTGTTGTCACAGTAGTCATGTTtttaaagagagaagagaaccaCAGTGTAGGGATGAAAAAGAAATGGAGGGAGGATCTAATCCAAGGATGACTGGAGGGGTTTAGCAACAAATGGCAATGAACGACTTCAATGAATGAAATAACCATCATTAGCTGACTCGAAAGTTTAGATTGTTCCTTCAATAATTACATTTTCAACTAAAATCAAAAGTTCTGTCTTTGCATTCATGATtcattaaatattctttctacTATTTCTATAAGAATGATGTTAATCTTAAATGTTCAATATGACATGCAATACGAATGCACTCCGTCAATAGAATTTCTAATTGAACCTGGAATTATACAGCTAAGACAAACAGATATTACAATTTTGAAAATGGAaagcaaaaattaaacaaaccaacaaataatatttggTCACGAGTGTAATAATATAAGAACTGAGATATATCCATTAAAGCATTAGTAATATAAGGTTTCTTCGTAAAAGACATCAAACTATCACTCACTACTCACTATCCAAGAAAACGGCAAAAACAATTAAAGAGGATCTCAGTACAGTTAACTCTCTGTACACATGATTTCACCACCCCAAAACTATTTACTTCCATCCAGAATTAGCACCCCATCCAGCATTTTTAGCCTTTGAATCAGTTTCAGcattgctcttcttctttccccATTCGCCCCAACCACCACTCTTTGGGCCATCTTTTGCACCACTAGTTCCCCAACCACCACTTGCAGCAGCACCTCCTTTGGAATTCCCCCAGCCACCGCTTCTTACTCTGCCCCCATTATCACCAGTACGAGCGCCACCACCACTTGGCCTACTACCACTGTCACTCCCATCCCAGCGGGTATTGTTCTTATTGCCCCGATTGCCACTCCTTTCACCCCGACTAGCATTTTTAACCTCTGAACCAGGTTCAGCAGCTGAATGCCAAGCCCTTCCACCCCCTCTACCAGCATTGTTCTTATTTCCCCACTCCCCCGTACCACCACTCTTTTTGCCAGCATTTTCACCAACAGCTCCCCAACCACCACTTGTAGCAGCACCTCCTTTGCAGTCCCCCCAACCAGCATTACTTACCCCACCCCCAATGTTAACAGTACCAGCATCACTACCACTTTGTCTACTACCCCGATCACAGCCATCCCAGCCAGTAGTTTTCTTATTGCTCCAATTGTCATTTCCTTGACCCTTTTTGCCAACATTTTCACCACCAACTCCCCAACCAACTTTTGTAGAAGTACCTCCTTTGCAGCCCCAACTGGCATTACTTACCCCAACCGCATTGTTACCAACACCGGCATCACTATTACTTTGCCTACTACAGCCCTCCCACCCAATTGTTTTCTTATTGCCCCAATTTTCATTCCCTAGACTCTTTTTGCCAACATTTTCACCACTAGCTCCCCAACCAACATTTGTATAAGCACCCACTTTACAGTCCCCCCAACCAGCATTACTTACCCCACCCCTATTGTTAACAGTACCAACATCACTACCACTTTGCCTACTACCCCTATCACAGCCCTCCCAGCCATTAGTTTTCTTATTGCCCCAGTTGTCATTCCCTTGACCCTTTTTAACGCCACTATTACCACTTTTCCTATCTTCCCATGACCCCCAATTATCACTCTTTTTGCCATCATTATTACTGCCGGATGCCCAACTTCTCAAACTGGTAGCAGCCCCATCTCTACTATCAACCCTACTGTTCCTTTCTGTGCACACATTACCACTAGTAACAGTGTCTTTCCCACTTTCCTTGCTACCTCCAGCACAGCCATCCCAGCCAGTATTTTTCTTATTGCCCCAATTGTCATTTCCTTTACCCTTGTTAGCACCACTATTACCACTTTTGCTTTCTCCCCATGCCCCAACATAATCACTCTTTTTGCCATCATTATTTCCACCGGCTGCCCAACTTCTCAAACCAGTAGCAGCCCCATCTCTACCATCAACCCAACTATTATTTACTTTGCATCCATTACCACTACTAGTAACAGTGTCACTCCCACTTTCCTTACTACCTCCAGCACAACCATCCCAGCCAGTATTTTTCTTATTGCCCCAACTGTCATTGCCTTTACCCTTGTTAGCACCACTATTACCACTTTTTCTATCCCCCCATGCCCCCCAATCATCACTCCTTTTGACATCATTATTACCACCGGCCGCCCAGCTGCTCAAACCAGTAGCAGCCCCATCTCTACCATCAACCCAACTATTATTTACTCTGCATCCATTACCACTACTAGTAACAGTGTCACTCCCACTTTCCTTACTACCTCCAGCACAACCATCCCAGCCAGTATTTTTCTTATTGCCCCAACTGTCATTGCCTTTACCCTTGTTAGCACCACTATTACCACTTTTTCTATCCCCCCATGCCCCCCAATCATCACTCCTTTGGACATCATTATTACCACCGGCTGCCCAGCTGCTCAAACCAGTAGCAGCCCCATCTCTACCATCAACCCAACTGTTACTTACTCTGCATCCATTACCACTAGTAACAGTGTCACTCCCACTTTCCTTACTACCTCCAGCACAACCATCCCAGCCAGTATTTTTCTTATTGCCCCAATTGTCATTCCCTTTACCCTTGTTAACACCACTATTaccactttttctctctccccatGCCCCCCAATCATCACTCCTTTGGACATCATTATTACCACCGGCTGCCCAACTGCTCAAACTGGTAGCAGCCCCATCTCTACCATCAATCCAACTGTTACTTACTCTGCATCCATTACCACTAGTAACAGTGTCACTCCCACTTTCCTTACTACCTCCAGCACAACCATCCCAGCCAGTATTTTTCTTATTGCCCCAATTGTCATTCCCTTTACCCTTGTTAGCACCACTATTACCACTTTTTCTATCTCCCCATGCCCCCCAATCATCACTCATTTTGACATCATTATTACCACCGGCTGCCCAACTGCTCAAACTGGTAGCAGCCCCATCTCTGCCATCAACCCAACTGTTACTTACTCTGGATCCATTACCACTAGTAATAGTGCCTCTCCCACCTTCCTTACTACCCAAGTCAATATTGAGCCGGCCACCATGGCTCTTATCACCCCAATCTTCATTTCTTGGTCCAACATCTTTAGTACCACTACCACCACTTCTGCTACCCCCCCATTCCCCCCAACCGCAACTCTCTTTGTCATTAGCATTACCACCAGCTCTACCCCAATTGTCATTACTTACTTTGCTCCAATTGCCACCACTATCAATGCCACTTCCCCTTTGCCCACTTACCCAGTCACGACCTCCCGAGGTATCACTGTTCTTATTTAAGCAGTTGCCATTCCGTTTGCCATCTTTAACACCGGTATTGCTACTTTTACCACCACCAGCCCAAGCATCATTAGCAGTAGCACTCTTACCTTCCCTGCCAACAATGTTCTTAACCCCCCAACTACATTTTGTAACATTCTCATCTCCACCACTCCAATTCCCATTACTGGTACTACTAATCTGATTGTCGCTCCACCCACCAGGGAAAGCTTCTCTACCAGGGGAATTCTGGATTTTAGCACCAGGAAAAtttttccacccattttctatCCCACTCCCATTTGTGCAATCTGAGCCCCATTGAAAAGTACTACCATATTCAGAACCCTTCCCTCCATTAGTGTTGCTTTCCCTCCTGCTATTATAATTGCAATGGCTTTGTTCAACATGAGGCTTAGTAGTCAAGCCACTTGGATGCCTATCTTGACTACCACCACTCATCGAATCATTTTTTCCtgttaaaacaataaattaataaacaatgGCAGCATAAGTTCAATGCATTACATTCCTATATGACACACTAGAGAATAGGTCTATCAGTGTTATCAGTGTATCTGTATATGATCCAGACAGGTATAGAGGAAACCATCTAATAAAATGAATACCTTATACAAAATATCACTTACAAATTAACAGAAGACAACCAAAATTTCATAGTCTTTTATTTGACTTAATCCTATAAATACCACCCAAAATATACCAAAACTACTCGAATAATCTTAAATATGCATTAGAAGTGTAAGCATGACACGtaaaatccaaaacaccaaaccaTCAAGTccttaaacatataaaataagcATTTGATACAATGTATGAGGATTTCCATGCCATGACATTGTACTTGCAAAACTTAAATTTATTCTTCTGTCTTGCTTTCTTGTTGTCAAAGATTGCATGCTATGAGTTGCTGACCAGACACACAAGCCTGAATTCATCACACCAAATTCAGAATGGGAATTACAAGCATGGCACATAAAAACCTAAAGAGTGAAACATCACATCCTTGAAGGCAAAATTTAAGCATGGGATGCGACCTACATTTGTGCGTTTCTGTGCTAATTGTTCAATCATTCTGCAAGTGTGGGGATATGAAGTTAAGGGTTAAAAAGGTGTCCACTCCAAAGTAGATGCTTACCACATTCACTAATTCTTTCTATGCAGTAAGCCAtattcaaacttcaaaattaACTCTCAAGTGCTGCAATAACTCAAtgaaaatagacaaatttatcTTTAGGATTTTCTACCCTTTTAAGCATACCAATGATGCGAAAACTAAGATTCCATGCTATAAAACTAAGACTACATATAcctataaattaattaaaacaattaCTAATTAAATCAAAACTTTACCTTGAGAACCAGGAGCTGACAAGGTATCTCTTTCTGGACATGACTGTCCTCTCCTGTTGATCTCATTCTTTTCCCTCCTGCCACCCATGGGTACCCCACCTAAACAACTCCTGTAAGCAGTGCCGACCATTGGTACGATGGCAGAAGCTGAATGAGTAGACTGTGGAGGCAAATCATTAATGTGATTCTGGAAATATGCCACAAGCCGGTCGATGTTATGAAATGTATGTTTCCGAAATATATATCCCTTGTGGTGCAGCACAACATATTCATGATGCGGATTTGTATTTcttataaaagacaaaataaaagcaccaggatggatatAGCAAACACCAAAGCAATAAACTATCCTCATTGGGCTTTCTGATTTCTCAACCTTCAAGAGGTCATCAATTTCAGTTTTTGAGCCTTTCCTGAATTTACGATAACAAAGGATAGCCTTCAAGTGAGATACCAAAGGGTCAACATATCGATCCATGACCTATAACAATAGCAAGaattattagagagagagagagagagagagagagagagagtcaatgCATGTATTTAAATGGTCAGGAGGCCCCAAAAAACATAaccaatatttttaaaaatatagatttaaatTATCAAACCCATCAGCAAATACCCTGAAAGAAGTCTAGGGCTTGCACAAATTTTGAGGATCATACGAGTAACCATAGCACTTTAAGCATGACCCCAATTCATTGCTACTTTATAATTTTACAACTAAAAGTAGTAAGCTATATGATCAAAGTCATAGGTTAATATGCATCGAATGGTCTACAGTGCAAATGTGTGCACGTGTGTGCTTGTTATAAATTACCATCAAGATTCTCTATCCATATAATCAATGGTTCAAACTCAAACCACAAATACATTGgtgaattttataaaataatttcgTTTCTCTAAAGGATTTCCACACAgaattagccaaaaaaaaaaaatcaagaaaattgacaaataaCATGTGCACATCGTACAGACTACACCTTATCAGAGCAAATTTAAGACAAAATGAGAAGCCTCAGAATTTAAGAACCCTTTttcaaaaagatgaaaaagggaAGAACAAATATGGAAGCAATGAGGTGGAtgaatggaaagaaaaatacaattttcaagATTTCTAAGAAAAGCACTCACCTCATCCAAATCTTCAAAACTGTCCTTATCAATTCTCAGTGTTGTTCCAAGGGTAAGCAAACTAGCCTTCTGATCCTTCCTATCTTCAACTATTTCTTTCTGAGTATAAACTCCGTCATAAATTTTCAGAGTTAAAATCAGACAAGATGGACCTTTTGAGCTTGGACAAATAACACTTGCTCCAACATCCTTGTCTGAAAGGAACTACACAACAAAGCAGGGGGGgcagggggagagagagagaattcttAACCACAGACAATATAAATCACCACACTTAggaatatatatacatagtaAATAGATATCAAATACATACCTCCTTTGCTTCATCAGCAGTCATATTCCGAAAATGGGGATGAACTATCATCCTTGgtataaaattcttttttgcTACCACCGCTCTACAGGACTTCTCCAGCTGACTTAAGGCATGCATCTGGTGTTCACGGTAATAGGGATCAACATCACATGAGTTTTGACATTGACTATTGTTCAACTCACTTTCTTTGCAGGTTATTATCAGCTGGTATCTATTCTTCTGAATCTGTTTAATCTTGCAGGCAAGCACATGACCTGCTTGTAATTTGTCTGTTAAATCAACGTCATCCAGTTGATCTGCAAATTCATTTTTGTACAGTATTCCTGTCAAGCCAGAGTCAACAACACATATTGCTCGATCAGTTTTTACATGCCGAACTGTTACTTGAACTATCTTTCCTTCAACAAGTGAATCCCTATTTTCCCCAGACAAAATATAGAACTCCTCATCCTGACTTAATTCCTTAAAAGGACTACGCCACTCACAAAATCCATGAAGCAACTCCATTTTAATGTCATAAAGAGTCTCTCGTTTATCTTTGTTGTTATCCTCCGCATAGTTATGAACTATGAAATTTTCTAGCAGTTGTGGATTGTTCTTAACATATTCTATAGGTGTCTCATCATAATCTGCAGTTTCAGCATATTTTGTGTGAACTTCACTAGCCAAAGCCTCAGCAAGAGGATATGACTCTGGATGAATTCTAGTATCATCCAAAAGATCAAAATCACTACTAGAAGCAGCCAACCCACTGCACCTTACACGTAAGAAACCAATTGCATTTGCAAACACCTTTTTAGTACCAAGTCCATGAGCAATCAAGTACATTCGAGAGGTAGCTACTCCAGCTCGAACTAATGCCCTCTGTAAAGAACCAGCCTTCCTGGGTCCAAGCCCAGATACAAATTGTAAAGGAGCAAGAAGCCAGTTATGGCTTGCAGCCAAATTTATGTCGACACCCACTTGGTTGGTGACATCCACCATCACCTGTTCAACCATTTCAAACTTCTCATCAGGAGTGAGAAAATGCTCTAAGGAGCCAAGATTCCATGATAATATCTCTCTCCCAGGCCCACATAATGTCGCAATCATGGCCAATGGGTTTTGAAGGAAGCGACCAAGAGCCACAGCTCTCTTGACAATCCCTAAAAGCAGCAATAAGCAATTGTAAGAGTGTAATTAGACAACGAgaagatcaaataaaaataaaaataaaaagctgaATTCACCTGGTTGTCCAGGTAACTGTTCTGAAGAAATCTGTGAGTGTTCGTACAGACGAGGCAGTGATTCATCCCCATAAACAATGCTAATTTCAGCCATTTCTTGACTAACATTTCTAGGATATTCCTCCACCATGTTATATATGATCTGATTGGGAAACCAAAATGCAAACATGAGAAAA
This genomic stretch from Quercus robur chromosome 4, dhQueRobu3.1, whole genome shotgun sequence harbors:
- the LOC126723442 gene encoding transcription elongation factor SPT6 homolog; amino-acid sequence: MADFIVSDEDDGIVIGGASIRPRKSRKKKLGEIAGVSTAAMEEARDIFGDVDELLRLRKKSLAESARSRDSAELQGKRLEDEFDPIILKEKYLTEKDDRIRKIDVPERIQISEEKTKPRLDEESIEEESSWILGQLPTNMIPFWFLKRVTEETNKGTSEESNALKYFKADIIRFLKLHHVEKYDIPFIAMYRKEQCLSLLKDPEEGEMENNEGEEIEGVPKMKWHKVLWAIKDLDTKWLLLQRRKRALYSNYNLRYEVEVHRIYDEARLNLNKKIFKSILKSIWSAESEREVDDVDMKFNLHFPPDEVEGEFKRPKRKSLYSMCSKAGLWEVASKFGWNSEQFGLQITLKEVMTEALEDLKETPEEIALNYKCEMFKTPEDVLKGARHMAAVEISFEPCLRKYVRSFFMDNAAVSTSPTSVGTKLIDSSHQLARVKWLHEKPLSKFEDAQWLLIQKAEEEKLLQVSITLPKTHLEKLTRQCNDYYLSDGVSKSARLWNEQRKLILQDAFSKFLLPSLEKEARVLLTAQAKKCLLMECGKQLWNKASVAPYQRKEHDVGLDEETAPRIMACCWGPGNPATTFVMLNSSGELLDWMYAGSLSRQSKNVDDLQCKKDQAQRLLKFMTDHQPHVIVLGAANLFCKRLKDEIYEIIYNMVEEYPRNVSQEMAEISIVYGDESLPRLYEHSQISSEQLPGQPGIVKRAVALGRFLQNPLAMIATLCGPGREILSWNLGSLEHFLTPDEKFEMVEQVMVDVTNQVGVDINLAASHNWLLAPLQFVSGLGPRKAGSLQRALVRAGVATSRMYLIAHGLGTKKVFANAIGFLRVRCSGLAASSSDFDLLDDTRIHPESYPLAEALASEVHTKYAETADYDETPIEYVKNNPQLLENFIVHNYAEDNNKDKRETLYDIKMELLHGFCEWRSPFKELSQDEEFYILSGENRDSLVEGKIVQVTVRHVKTDRAICVVDSGLTGILYKNEFADQLDDVDLTDKLQAGHVLACKIKQIQKNRYQLIITCKESELNNSQCQNSCDVDPYYREHQMHALSQLEKSCRAVVAKKNFIPRMIVHPHFRNMTADEAKEFLSDKDVGASVICPSSKGPSCLILTLKIYDGVYTQKEIVEDRKDQKASLLTLGTTLRIDKDSFEDLDEVMDRYVDPLVSHLKAILCYRKFRKGSKTEIDDLLKVEKSESPMRIVYCFGVCYIHPGAFILSFIRNTNPHHEYVVLHHKGYIFRKHTFHNIDRLVAYFQNHINDLPPQSTHSASAIVPMVGTAYRSCLGGVPMGGRREKNEINRRGQSCPERDTLSAPGSQGKNDSMSGGSQDRHPSGLTTKPHVEQSHCNYNSRRESNTNGGKGSEYGSTFQWGSDCTNGSGIENGWKNFPGAKIQNSPGREAFPGGWSDNQISSTSNGNWSGGDENVTKCSWGVKNIVGREGKSATANDAWAGGGKSSNTGVKDGKRNGNCLNKNSDTSGGRDWVSGQRGSGIDSGGNWSKVSNDNWGRAGGNANDKESCGWGEWGGSRSGGSGTKDVGPRNEDWGDKSHGGRLNIDLGSKEGGRGTITSGNGSRVSNSWVDGRDGAATSLSSWAAGGNNDVKMSDDWGAWGDRKSGNSGANKGKGNDNWGNKKNTGWDGCAGGSKESGSDTVTSGNGCRVSNSWVDGRDGAATGLSSWAAGGNNDVQRSDDWGAWGDRKSGNSGANKGKGNDSWGNKKNTGWDGCAGGSKESGSDTVTSSGNGCRVNNSWVDGRDGAATGLSSWAAGGNNDVKRSDDWGAWGDRKSGNSGANKGKGNDSWGNKKNTGWDGCAGGSKESGSDTVTSSGNGCKVNNSWVDGRDGAATGLRSWAAGGNNDGKKSDYVGAWGESKSGNSGANKGKGNDNWGNKKNTGWDGCAGGSKESGKDTVTSGNVCTERNSRVDSRDGAATSLRSWASGSNNDGKKSDNWGSWEDRKSGNSGVKKGQGNDNWGNKKTNGWEGCDRGSRQSGSDVGTVNNRGGVSNAGWGDCKVGAYTNVGWGASGENVGKKSLGNENWGNKKTIGWEGCSRQSNSDAGVGNNAVGVSNASWGCKGGTSTKVGWGVGGENVGKKGQGNDNWSNKKTTGWDGCDRGSRQSGSDAGTVNIGGGVSNAGWGDCKGGAATSGGWGAVGENAGKKSGGTGEWGNKNNAGRGGGRAWHSAAEPGSEVKNASRGERSGNRGNKNNTRWDGSDSGSRPSGGGARTGDNGGRVRSGGWGNSKGGAAASGGWGTSGAKDGPKSGGWGEWGKKKSNAETDSKAKNAGWGANSGWK